The Deltaproteobacteria bacterium genome includes the window GGTGAATATTCCTGCGGGGTGTGCAAAGACCTCAAAATCCGATCCCTCTCAAAAGGCCCGAGATGCACTTCCTGCCGTAGACAGAAAGGCGCGAAATTTTCCAGAAAATTGAAGCAACGCCGCGAGAATCGGTTTTTTTCAGCGGTATTACCGTTGGTTTTTTCAAGGGCGATTTCGGTATGTCTTCCATGAAGGAACTTTTCTTTTTTTCTCCTGTTACTGAAGAGGATGTTAGCAGGGAAAAGGCAAAGGCCAGGCTCCTGCGAAAGACCCGTTGGTGGCGGAACAGGTGCGCAACAGGGATATGTTTCTATTGTGGACGCAAGGTGACTCCAACAGAACTCACGATGGATCACATCGTTCCCATCTCGAGGGGGGGCAAAAGTGAAAAGAACAATCTCGTCCCCTGCTGCAAGGAGTGCAACTCGAAAAAGAAATACCTTCTTCCCATGGAGTGGGAAGGTTACTTACGCGAGAGAAAGGAGCAGGGGGTATGACCTTTTTGTAACCTAAATCTGTGAGAACTGGATCATGCCTTTTTATGCAAGCAAGAGAGGACAACTCCACGTGGGTATATGATCTACCGAAACAGAACCGGGACCCCTGTGTCCGTCCTGTTACCTTTAGGGATGTGTGAGGTGCGTGGGTATGTGTGGAATCGTTGGATATGTCGGTTATCGCGAGGCCCTTCCCATCCTTCTCGACGGCCTGGGCCGCCTCGAGTATAGGGGCTACGATTCGGCCGGGGTTGCATGGATCCAGGACGGCGCCATCCGTCGGCTCCGGTGCGAGGGAAAGCTCCAGAGGCTCAAGGAGATCGTGGGGGCCGCTGCCGGGATCACATCCTCGGTGGGGCTTGGGCACACGCGCTGGGCCACGCACGGCGAACCTGCCGAGAGGAACGCCCATCCCCATGCGGACTGCACGGGGGGCATCGTGGTCGTCCACAACGGGATCATCGAGAATTACTACACCCTTCGAGAAGAATTGAAGGCGGAGGGTCATATATTCCGGTCAGAAACCGATACTGAGGTCCTCGCCCATCTTATTGAAAAACACCTTGCAGGTGACATCATCCTCGCGGTGAAGGCGGCCCTCCAGGAGGCAAAAGGGGCCTATGCCATTGGGGTCCTCTGGAAAGGCGCCCCGGACACCTTGATCGCTGTCCGAAAACAGAGTCCCCTCGTCCTTGGACTTGGAGAAAATGGCGAACAGTTCATGGCCTCTGACATACCTGCCCTTCTGCCCTACACGAGAAATCTCATCTTCATGGAGGACGGGGATCTCGCGATACTTAGGCCGGGCGGTATCGAGATGAGCTCACTGACAGGGGGAGGACCTGTCACCCGGTCCGTTCACACCGTCACCTGGGATGCGGCCATGGCCGAAAAGGCGGGCTTCAGGCACTTCATGCTCAAGGAGATCTATGAGCAGCCTCAGGCGGTGATGAATACCGCCAGGGGTCGCGTCGTGCCCGAGGTCGGGGAAGTGGTCCTGCCGGAGATCGGGCTTTCTTCCGATGAGGTCAGTGGCATCAGAAGGGTGACGTTTCTTGCGTGCGGCACCTCATGGCATGCGGGTCTGGTAGCCCGGTACTGGTTCGAAAAATGGGCGAGGATACCAGCGGACGTGGATCTTGCCTCCGAATTCCGTTACCGCTCCCTTGTGCTCGATTCTTCGGTGCTTACGGTCCCCATCTCACAATCCGGGGAGACCGCAGACACACTCGCGGGTCTTCGCATAGCCCGTGATCTGGGCTCTCCGGTCGTATCCATCTGTAATGTGGTGGGGAGCACCATCACGCGGGAATCCCGCGGGACGATCTACACCCATGCTGGGCCAGAGATAGGTGTCGCCTCCACCAAGGCCTTTACGAGCCAACTCGCCGCCCTCTTTCTCCTTGCCCTCTGGTTCGCCCAGGAAAGGGGAACCCTCTCACGGGAGGAACGATCCGCCAAGATAGATGCCTTTCTCCAGATCCCGGCCGTTCTCGAGGCCGAGATCCCGCGATGGCACGAGGGGGCCGCGGAGCTTGCAGATGTCTATTATTCCTATAAGGATTTTCTCTATCTCGGAAGGGATCTCCAGTACCCCATCGCCCTCGAGGGGGCGCTCAAACTCAAGGAGATATCGTATATCCATGCGGAAGGCTATGCAGCGGGCGAGATGAAGCACGGACCCATCGCCCTCATAGACCGTTACATGCCCGTGGTCGCTGTTGTGCCCCGTGACCACGTGTATGAAAAGATGCTGAGCAACGTGGAAGAGGTCCGTTCCCGCCGGGGTGTGGTCATCGCCTATGGAGAGGAGGGAGACGAGGGCCTTGCGCGCATCGCACGCCACGTGGTCGCCGTCCCGAGGCCGCAGGATCCGGATCTCAACCCCTTTCTCTATGCCGTTCCTCTTCAGCTCCTCGCCTACGAGATGGCCGTCGCCCGGGGGTGCGACGTGGACCAGCCGAGAAATCTCGCAAAGAGTGTCACTGTCGAGTAACAGACCGCATGTATGAAAGGAAACAAAGAGAATGGATATGCATAAAGGATCAGCCAAGGTCCTCGTGACAGGCGCAGCGGGCTTCATCGGTTTTCACCTCTCTAAGCGCCTGCTCGCCGAGGGGTGGACAGTGGTCGGCCTCGACAACATGAACAACTACTATGACCCAGCGATCAAGGAGGCGCGTGCCGCCATACTCAAAGAGTCGCCTGCCTTCAAACTCGTCCGCCGGGACATGGCAGATCGAGGATTCATGAAGGAGTTCTTCGAAAGTGAGCGCTTCGATGTGGTGGTGAACCTGGCAGCCCAGGCCGGGGTGCGTTATTCCCTTGTCAATCCGCACTCCTACGTGGACACCAACCTCGTGGGTTTTGCAAACATACTCGAAGGATGCAGGCATACCCGGGTCAGGCACCTCGTATTCGCCTCCTCGAGCTCGGTCTATGGCATTAATACCCGGATGCCCTTCTCTGTCCACGACAACGTGGATCACCCGGTCTCTCTCTATGCGGCGAGCAAGAAGGCCAACGAGCTCATGGCCCACACCTACGCCCATCTCTTTCGGCTTCCGTGCACCGGACTGCGGTTTTTTACCGTCTACGGCCCATGGGGAAGGCCTGACATGGCCCTTTTCCTCTTTACGAAGGCGATCCTTTCAGGAAAACCCATCGACGTCTTCAATTACGGCAAGATGAAGCGGGACTTTACCTACATTGACGATATCGTAGAAGGTGTGGTCAGGGTCATGGACCGGGTCCCTGAGCCCGATCCGGACTGGTCCGGGGCATCTCCGGATCCGGGCACGAGCTCCGCCCCGTACAGGATCTATAACATCGGTAACAACGAGCCCGTGGAGCTCATGCGGTTCATCGAGATCCTCGAAGAGACCCTGGGCAGAAAGGCGGAGAAGAGGCTCCTTCCCATGCAGCCTGGGGATGTCCCGGAGACATACGCTGACATCGAGGACCTCGAACGGGATGTGGGCTTCCGGCCGGCGACCTCTCTCGAGGTCGGCATCCCCCGGTTTGTTGAGTGGTACAGGGAATTCTATAAAAATCAGGATTAAAGGATTAGAGGATTAAGGGATAAAGGGATAAAGGATTAGAATTAGAGGCGTAGGGGGATGAGAAAAACCGACAACCCTGCCGCTCAGATAAAACCTATGGGTTCGAGGTAGAGTCATGCACATCACGGTCATCGGAACCGGCTATGTCGGTCTTGTCGCAGGCGCGGGGCTTGCTGATTTCGGTATGCAGGTCATCTGTGTGGACAAGGACGAAGGAAAGATCACAGGTCTTCGAGAGGGCCGGATTCCGTTCTACGAGCCCGGCCTTAAGGAGCTCGTCGAGAGGAACGTGGCCTGTGGTCGTCTCGCCTTCTCTACCGAACTTGCGCCAGCAGTTGAACAGTCCCTCGTGGTCTTCATAGGCGTGGGTACGCCGTCGGACGGTCAGGGGGGAGTGGATCTCTCAGCGATCGAGGCCGTGGCCCTCGAGCTGGCGGATACCATAGCGGACTACAAGGTGATCGTCACCAAGAGCACTGTGCCTGTCGGGACCAACAGGTGGATAAAGTCCATCATAGATGATCGGA containing:
- a CDS encoding HNH endonuclease encodes the protein MKELFFFSPVTEEDVSREKAKARLLRKTRWWRNRCATGICFYCGRKVTPTELTMDHIVPISRGGKSEKNNLVPCCKECNSKKKYLLPMEWEGYLRERKEQGV
- the glmS gene encoding glutamine--fructose-6-phosphate transaminase (isomerizing), which gives rise to MCGIVGYVGYREALPILLDGLGRLEYRGYDSAGVAWIQDGAIRRLRCEGKLQRLKEIVGAAAGITSSVGLGHTRWATHGEPAERNAHPHADCTGGIVVVHNGIIENYYTLREELKAEGHIFRSETDTEVLAHLIEKHLAGDIILAVKAALQEAKGAYAIGVLWKGAPDTLIAVRKQSPLVLGLGENGEQFMASDIPALLPYTRNLIFMEDGDLAILRPGGIEMSSLTGGGPVTRSVHTVTWDAAMAEKAGFRHFMLKEIYEQPQAVMNTARGRVVPEVGEVVLPEIGLSSDEVSGIRRVTFLACGTSWHAGLVARYWFEKWARIPADVDLASEFRYRSLVLDSSVLTVPISQSGETADTLAGLRIARDLGSPVVSICNVVGSTITRESRGTIYTHAGPEIGVASTKAFTSQLAALFLLALWFAQERGTLSREERSAKIDAFLQIPAVLEAEIPRWHEGAAELADVYYSYKDFLYLGRDLQYPIALEGALKLKEISYIHAEGYAAGEMKHGPIALIDRYMPVVAVVPRDHVYEKMLSNVEEVRSRRGVVIAYGEEGDEGLARIARHVVAVPRPQDPDLNPFLYAVPLQLLAYEMAVARGCDVDQPRNLAKSVTVE
- a CDS encoding NAD-dependent epimerase — its product is MHKGSAKVLVTGAAGFIGFHLSKRLLAEGWTVVGLDNMNNYYDPAIKEARAAILKESPAFKLVRRDMADRGFMKEFFESERFDVVVNLAAQAGVRYSLVNPHSYVDTNLVGFANILEGCRHTRVRHLVFASSSSVYGINTRMPFSVHDNVDHPVSLYAASKKANELMAHTYAHLFRLPCTGLRFFTVYGPWGRPDMALFLFTKAILSGKPIDVFNYGKMKRDFTYIDDIVEGVVRVMDRVPEPDPDWSGASPDPGTSSAPYRIYNIGNNEPVELMRFIEILEETLGRKAEKRLLPMQPGDVPETYADIEDLERDVGFRPATSLEVGIPRFVEWYREFYKNQD